CACTACCAATAACCCCAACAATTGCAGTTTCTCTAATAATTATGTCAGATCTATAGGCGCAATATGCTAAATAACTTTTTGCTTGTTGAGAAAATAAACCTAAAAGCCAACTAGTCTTTTTTGAGATTCCTAAAGATGTCATTGCGATATAATTTCTCTTGTCTTGTCTATCTAGATTTGTAAAAAGTAATTTGCTTGTAATGCTAGCGTTATGAAGACCTAGTGTTAAAGCTGCTAAAGATAAAGAAGGATTGTTAAAAGTTAATAGAATTAGAAGTATTAAAGGTGTTGGTATTAAACGTAATAAAAATGCAAAAATTTTTATAAAAATTTTAGAAGTATTGTTGTTAAAAATCCCTATTAATAATGGAGGTAAACTAATAGCGATTCCAGTTGATAAAAGACTTAAAATTATTGTTTCCAAAATAATTTTTAAGAAATCAAATGATCCTAATTTTGAACTTGATTTAAATAGAGAACTAACAGAATTAAAACCTTCAAAATTATTATTAAAAATAAAATAAAGAAAATATGAAAAAGAAAATAAAATTGTTATAAAAAAAACTGCAATAAAAAAAATAGATATTATTTTATTTGTATTATTAAATTTAATCTTTTTGAATATTAATCCAGAAAGAATTATCAAAATTGCTAAGGACCATAAATAAGTCCATAACTCTCTAAAATTCAAAGTTTGGAAAGATAAAAAAATACTAGTACCTATTCCTCCAATCCCAAAAATTCCTAAAATTACAGTACTTCTTATTGAACACTCTAATCGATATAAACCAAAGTTTTTAAATGTATTTATTATTGGATTCCATATTAAGGTAAATAAAGTAGAAAGTTTAGGAGCATTTATTCGATTTATAGATTCAAAACTTTTGTAGTCAATAGTTTCTAATTGTTCAGCAAAAACTTTTGAATTTACAGCAATATAAGGAATACATATAGCTATTATTCCTATTGAAAAATTTATTCCATATATTTGCATTAATAGTATTCCCCAAACTACTTCATGTATAGATCTAATTATTGTTAGAAAAAACCTTATTGTCTTATAGAAAAAATTTGGAATATTAAAAATTTTATAAAAAATATTTGAGGATAATATTCCAAAAATTGCCCCAAAAATAATACTTACTAACCAACTAAAAAAACCAATGCAGATAGTTTCATTTAATCGATTAATTACGGTAACAATAATTTCATTATCGAGCTTGGGATTAAATGCAGAAATTAAAAATTCTTGGAATAATTTTAATCCTCCAAAATGAATATTGGTTATTAATTGATACCCTAGAGGTATGCAAACCAAAATTGGAAGGAAAGATAATGAGGTATGGTTTAATTTTAATTTATTCAACTAATTAATATATTTTATCCAAATGAAGCTTCTTTAAATAATTTCTTTTAATATTGAAAAAAATTTTACCATCCCTTATTCCAATAACTTTATCGAAATCTTTCAGCAAATCTAATCTATGTAATGCAACTAATGTTGCCTTTGGGGATTTTTTTGTATTATTTTTATCTACATTTTCTAGCAGCAGGTTTTTAATTGTTGTTATCAATTTAGGATCTAAATTATTAAAAGGCTCATCTGCAAGTAATATATCCGATCCTTGAATTAATGACCTAGCTATAGCCACCCTTTGTTTTTGCCCCCCAGATAGTTTTCTGATCTTTTTGTCGTAAATAGAGCTATGAAGTCTACATAATTGCATATATTTATGCGCCTGTTTAAAAGAACTTATATTTAGCAAATTTTTTAAAGCGAAATAAAAATTTTTTTCCGCGAGTAGTCCACAATTAACATTTTGTTCTGCTGAGAGATCTTCTATTAATCTTAAATCTTGCCAAATAGTTGTTATCTTGCGTTTCTGCTTTCTATCTAATTCATCGAAACTTTTATTGAATAATTTAACCCTACCTTGAGTTGGCTTGATAGTGCCATTTAGCACTGATATAAGAGTAGATTTTCCTGAACCGCTTTTACCTAAAAGTGCAATTTTCTCCCCTGAATTTATTTTTAAATTTACTTTATTTAGGATTAGATTATTTTTGTATTTATAAGATATATTTTTTAATTCTAAGAGAGTATTATTCATCTGATTTTATTTAATTTCCTCCCTATGTCCTCTATATTTTTATACTGTTTTGCTTCTGCATTTATAAATCTTTTTGTATTGAACATATCCAATATCTGTTTATGCGATTTTTGATTTATATCTAAATTTAGAATTACTGATTTAAGTTTTTTTGTAAACCCTTCCCCGTATCTATTCTCAAGATCCCCTTGAGCTACCCAATGATAGTCTACATATTCTGGGGTGATCCAGAATAATTCTAAATTACTTGTTCTTTTGGGATTATTTTTAAGATTTTTTTCCCAAACTTGTTTATTTAAAGCTCCAGCATCAAATGCTCCAGCATTAACTAAAGCTATAGTGGCATCATGGCTCCCACTAAAACCTGCTTTTTTCCCTTTAAAGTGTTTAATTTGTACCCCTGCTCGATTTAAAAAATATTCTGGCATTAATCTTCCAGATGTTGAGTTTTCAGAGCCAAAAGTAAATCTTAAATTCTTTAGTTTTTTAAGTCCTTTAATGTTTGAAATTGAGTTAAGTTCTAAATTTTTATTTACTATAAAAACACTTTGAAATTCCTTATCGATATCTCTTTGAGCTACAACAATTGAATTAGGAGTTTGTAATCTTGCCTGCACTCCTGATAGACCGCCAAACCAAACTAAATCTAAATCTTTAGTTCTAAATCCAGTTACTGCTGCAACATAATTAATAACAGGAATGTATTTAACTTCTACATCAAGTTGTTTGGATAATTCTTTTGAAAATAAATTAAATCTTTTGTCTAAAACATCTTGATTTTGATCAGGTATCGCTCCAACTTTTAAAACTTTGGGATTTGACAATACAGGTGATGAAAAAATTGAAAATAATACAGAGGAACTTATTAGGAAATTTTTTAAATTAAACATAATATTTTAAATTAGTAATATTCGGATATAGCTTTTTCAATCCTTTCTAATCCATCTTTTATTTTAATTTCTGAAGCGGCACAAGACATTCTTATACATTCATCAGCCCCAAAAGCTTTTCCTGGTACAACAACTAATCCGTAATCTTGAAGAGCTTTATTGCAGAAATCAACAGAAGTAATTGAGGAGTTAGGTAATCTTGGAAATGCGTAAAATGCTCCATTAGGTTCTTTAATATAAATACCATTTATATTCTTAAGGCCTTCATAGAGAAGACTTCTTCTTTGATCATAATGGCTATTTATCATTGAGAAAAATTCATTATTAATTTTTAAAGCCTCCAAAGCACCTTTTTGAACAAAAGAGCAAACATTACTTGTACTTTGACTTTGTAATGCTGAGGATGCTTTGATTACATCTTTGGGACCTACTAAATAACCTATCCTCCAGCCAGTCATGGCCCATCCTTTAGCAAATCCATTTATTATAAAAATCCTATCTTTTAAGTCATTTGCTAATGAAGATAAGCTGTAATGGTTAAATTCTTTTTTAAGGATTAGTTCGTAAATCTCATCAGAAAGAATATTGATATTTGGATTTTCTCTGACTAAATCGGCAATTTGTAATAATTCTTCCTTTGACATAACTCTTCCAGTAGGGTTATTAGGAGAATTGATAATTATAAATTTAGTTTTTGAAGAGATTTTAGACTTCAAATCTTTTATATTAATTTTAAATCCATCTTCTGCCGAAGAGTTTGTAAAAATTGGCTTTCCACCCGCCAATCTAACCATCTGGGGATAACTTAACCAGTATGGAGAAGGAATAATAACTTCGTCTCCAGTATTTAACAAAACTTGGAAAAGATTATATATTGCTTGCTTAGCACCATTTGTGACCATTACATTTTCAAATTCATAATTTAAATTGTTTTGAACTTGAAATTTATTTGCAATTGCTTTTCGGAGATCTAAATTGCCTGCTGCGGGCCCGTACTTTGTAAATCCATCAAATATAGCTTTACTTGTAGCCTCTATAACTTCTTTTGGAGCATTAAAGTCAGGTTCTCCTGCACTTAAATTGCAAATATCTACTCCTTCTTTAGATAATTGATTTGCTTTGGCACTTATCTGCAATGTAAGAGAAGGCTCAATTGAAAGTGCCCTTTCCGATAAATTAACTTGACTCATTGACTTATAACTTTTCAAATATGACTTTTAATAATGACAAATGCATAAATTAACAATAAGTAAAAGTATCACATAATGGTTTAATTTAGTTCATTTTCTTAATCTATTTTATTTTCATGTTTTGAGTTCTTAAGATAAAAAATATTTAAAGTTTTATTTTCGGTGAAAAGGTTAGTTATTGGGAGAGGAAGCGTATTCGCAGATTTGTTAATAATTGGTGAGGCACCTGGAGCGCAGGAAGACTTAGAAGGAAAACCATATGTAGGTAAATCTGGCAAGTTATTAAACGAATTATTGATAAAAGCTGGGATTGATTATAAGGAGGATGTTTATTTTTGCAATGTGATTAAATGTCGTCCACCAAATAATAGAAAACCCACTGCTAGAGAAATTAATATTCACAAACCTTGGTTGTTACAGCAAATAAAGCTAGTTGATCCAAAATTTATTTTGCTTACTGGTTCGACTGCTATGAGAGCTATTTTAGAAGTTAAAGATCCTATAAGTAATTTAAGAGGTCAATGGATTAAAAAAGATGGCAGAGAAATTATGGTAATTTTTCATCCATCTTATTTGTTGAGATTTCCTTCAAGAGAAATAAATAAACCTTATCATCTAACTTTGAAAGACCTAAAGAATGTAAGTGGTAAACTATATGCCGTATAATTTAGTGAATCCTTTTTGAATATCAAGAATTTTAATGTCATTAACTCAATCAAAAGAGGTTAATAGTCTCTCCAAAAGGTATTCAACTCATATTGAGAGAAGGATAACTAGAACAGTAATGGTTGGTGACGTAGCTATTGGAAGTGATTATCCAGTAAGAGTTCAATCGATGATAAATGAAGATACTATGGATGTCGAAAATGCTTACTTGGCTATCAAAAGACTTCATGATGTAGGTTGTGAAATAGTAAGATTAACTGTCCCTTCCTTAGCGCACGCAAAAGCAGTAGGAGATATTAAAGCAAAACTATTAGAAAATAATATCAACACCCCCTTGGTAGCTGATGTTCACCATAATGGTATGAAAATTGCAATGGAGGTTGCAAAACATGTTGATAAAGTAAGAATTAATCCCGGATTGTTTGTGTTTGAAAAATCAGACCCTACAAGAACTGAATATACAGATGAGGAATTTGAAACTATTAAAGAAACAATACTTAAAAGGTTTACCCCTTTAGTTGAAGTTTTAAAGTCTGAAAATAAAGCTCTTAGGATTGGAGTTAATCATGGGTCTCTATCTGAGAGGATGCTTTTTACTTATGGAGATACGCCATTAGGAATGACTGAATCTGCGATGGAGTTCGTCAAAATTTGTGATGAACTTGATTTTCATAACATAATTATCTCTATGAAAGCTTCTAGGGCTCCAGTCATGATGGCGGCTTACAGAATGATCGCAGATAGGCTTGACTCTGAAGGATATAACTATCCCTTACATTTAGGAGTGACTGAAGCTGGAGATGGTGATTATGGAAGGATTAAAAGTACTGCTGGAATTGGAACCCTTTTAGCAGAGGGATTAGGAGATACTATTAGGGTTTCTTTAACAGAAGCTCCGGAAAAGGAAATACCCGTGTGCTATTCAATTTTGCAATCTTTAGGCCTTAGAAAAACGATGGTTGAATATATTAGTTGCCCTAGTTGTGGGAGAACACTTTTCAATTTAGAAGAAGTTGTAGACAAAGTTAGGAACGCTACTTCACATCTTACGGGTCTAGACATAGCAATAATGGGATGTATTGTTAATGGGCCAGGAGAAATGGCAGACGCTGATTATGGTTATGTTGGAAAAGGTAAAGGAACTATTGCTTTATATAGAAGAAAAGAAGAAATAAAAAGAGTACCTGAAAATGATGGGGTTGATGCTTTAATCCAACTAATTAAGGATGATGGAAAGTGGATTGATCCTTAAGGATTTGTCAAATTTTTGAAATTATAAATAAATTCTTTTTATAATAAAAAATATCAAATTCTTTGAAGATAAGAAAATTGTTTAAAAAAAATTTTATAGTTCTTTTTGCTACTAGCTTATCTGGACTATTTTTAAATAATTACGCAGAAGCATCAGTTTTAACTAACAGTTATAAAGAAGTAATTGATCACGTTTGGCAAATCGTATATAGAGATTTTCTTGATTCAAGCGGTAAATTTCAAAAGTCTAATTGGATTAATGTAAGAAAAGAAGTTTTATCAAAAACATATTCAGACAGCAATGAGGCATATGATGCGATTAGAGATATGCTTTCTAACTTAGATGATTCATATACAAGATTTTTAGAACCTAAGGAATTTAATCAAATGAGAATCGATACCTCTGGTGAATTAACTGGAGTTGGTATCCAAATAGTAAAAGATAAAGAATCTGATGATTTAATAATTATTTCTCCCATAGAGGGCACCCCTGCATTTGATGCTGGAATTAAAGCTAGAGATAAAATATTATCTATAGATGATATTTCTACTGAAGGTATGAATATAGATGAGGCCGTGAAATTAATAAGAGGACAAAGAGGTACTAAAGTTAAGCTTGAAATTCTGAGAGATTCTAAATCCTTTTTTAAGATTTTATCAAGAGAAAAAATTGAAATAAAATCTGTATCAAGTAAAGTCAATCAAACCAAAAATGGCTTATTAATTGGCTATGTGAGAATT
The Prochlorococcus marinus XMU1411 genome window above contains:
- a CDS encoding PhnE/PtxC family ABC transporter permease: MNKLKLNHTSLSFLPILVCIPLGYQLITNIHFGGLKLFQEFLISAFNPKLDNEIIVTVINRLNETICIGFFSWLVSIIFGAIFGILSSNIFYKIFNIPNFFYKTIRFFLTIIRSIHEVVWGILLMQIYGINFSIGIIAICIPYIAVNSKVFAEQLETIDYKSFESINRINAPKLSTLFTLIWNPIINTFKNFGLYRLECSIRSTVILGIFGIGGIGTSIFLSFQTLNFRELWTYLWSLAILIILSGLIFKKIKFNNTNKIISIFFIAVFFITILFSFSYFLYFIFNNNFEGFNSVSSLFKSSSKLGSFDFLKIILETIILSLLSTGIAISLPPLLIGIFNNNTSKIFIKIFAFLLRLIPTPLILLILLTFNNPSLSLAALTLGLHNASITSKLLFTNLDRQDKRNYIAMTSLGISKKTSWLLGLFSQQAKSYLAYCAYRSDIIIRETAIVGVIGSVGLGWQLQESLSSFAWQEVMLVLIAYSSIAIVGELINVKIKNSLT
- a CDS encoding ATP-binding cassette domain-containing protein; the encoded protein is MNNTLLELKNISYKYKNNLILNKVNLKINSGEKIALLGKSGSGKSTLISVLNGTIKPTQGRVKLFNKSFDELDRKQKRKITTIWQDLRLIEDLSAEQNVNCGLLAEKNFYFALKNLLNISSFKQAHKYMQLCRLHSSIYDKKIRKLSGGQKQRVAIARSLIQGSDILLADEPFNNLDPKLITTIKNLLLENVDKNNTKKSPKATLVALHRLDLLKDFDKVIGIRDGKIFFNIKRNYLKKLHLDKIY
- a CDS encoding putative selenate ABC transporter substrate-binding protein; translated protein: MFNLKNFLISSSVLFSIFSSPVLSNPKVLKVGAIPDQNQDVLDKRFNLFSKELSKQLDVEVKYIPVINYVAAVTGFRTKDLDLVWFGGLSGVQARLQTPNSIVVAQRDIDKEFQSVFIVNKNLELNSISNIKGLKKLKNLRFTFGSENSTSGRLMPEYFLNRAGVQIKHFKGKKAGFSGSHDATIALVNAGAFDAGALNKQVWEKNLKNNPKRTSNLELFWITPEYVDYHWVAQGDLENRYGEGFTKKLKSVILNLDINQKSHKQILDMFNTKRFINAEAKQYKNIEDIGRKLNKIR
- a CDS encoding pyridoxal phosphate-dependent aminotransferase, with the protein product MSQVNLSERALSIEPSLTLQISAKANQLSKEGVDICNLSAGEPDFNAPKEVIEATSKAIFDGFTKYGPAAGNLDLRKAIANKFQVQNNLNYEFENVMVTNGAKQAIYNLFQVLLNTGDEVIIPSPYWLSYPQMVRLAGGKPIFTNSSAEDGFKINIKDLKSKISSKTKFIIINSPNNPTGRVMSKEELLQIADLVRENPNINILSDEIYELILKKEFNHYSLSSLANDLKDRIFIINGFAKGWAMTGWRIGYLVGPKDVIKASSALQSQSTSNVCSFVQKGALEALKINNEFFSMINSHYDQRRSLLYEGLKNINGIYIKEPNGAFYAFPRLPNSSITSVDFCNKALQDYGLVVVPGKAFGADECIRMSCAASEIKIKDGLERIEKAISEYY
- a CDS encoding uracil-DNA glycosylase yields the protein MKRLVIGRGSVFADLLIIGEAPGAQEDLEGKPYVGKSGKLLNELLIKAGIDYKEDVYFCNVIKCRPPNNRKPTAREINIHKPWLLQQIKLVDPKFILLTGSTAMRAILEVKDPISNLRGQWIKKDGREIMVIFHPSYLLRFPSREINKPYHLTLKDLKNVSGKLYAV
- the ispG gene encoding (E)-4-hydroxy-3-methylbut-2-enyl-diphosphate synthase — its product is MSLTQSKEVNSLSKRYSTHIERRITRTVMVGDVAIGSDYPVRVQSMINEDTMDVENAYLAIKRLHDVGCEIVRLTVPSLAHAKAVGDIKAKLLENNINTPLVADVHHNGMKIAMEVAKHVDKVRINPGLFVFEKSDPTRTEYTDEEFETIKETILKRFTPLVEVLKSENKALRIGVNHGSLSERMLFTYGDTPLGMTESAMEFVKICDELDFHNIIISMKASRAPVMMAAYRMIADRLDSEGYNYPLHLGVTEAGDGDYGRIKSTAGIGTLLAEGLGDTIRVSLTEAPEKEIPVCYSILQSLGLRKTMVEYISCPSCGRTLFNLEEVVDKVRNATSHLTGLDIAIMGCIVNGPGEMADADYGYVGKGKGTIALYRRKEEIKRVPENDGVDALIQLIKDDGKWIDP
- a CDS encoding S41 family peptidase, producing the protein MKIRKLFKKNFIVLFATSLSGLFLNNYAEASVLTNSYKEVIDHVWQIVYRDFLDSSGKFQKSNWINVRKEVLSKTYSDSNEAYDAIRDMLSNLDDSYTRFLEPKEFNQMRIDTSGELTGVGIQIVKDKESDDLIIISPIEGTPAFDAGIKARDKILSIDDISTEGMNIDEAVKLIRGQRGTKVKLEILRDSKSFFKILSREKIEIKSVSSKVNQTKNGLLIGYVRIKQFNANASKETRDAIKDLETKKVAGYVLDLRSNPGGLLESSIDISRHFINKGIIVSTVSKDGLKDTSRGNGQALTKKPLVVLVNEGSASASEIVSGAIKDNKRGKLVGKKTFGKGLVQSMRTLVDGSGLTVTVAKYLTPNGTDINKFGIIPDIEVKMNINPILQREIGTRKDKQYRAGEKELINIINRNNQISEFKPNTTNLNAFIKINKEDKVFSFN